In Leptolyngbya sp. SIO1E4, one DNA window encodes the following:
- a CDS encoding EAL domain-containing protein — translation MLESKSILVIKEKDNIVVEILAKKIYTIGRCSSDDIFLTVRGVSRCHASIYFKDDSFWIIDGDFKGRTSTNGLLINGERTFVHQLRRYDIIAFCKDVYAIFLECHGDLNTNEMFEQSVKNLTLFFSGKDTRGVKLSKDEIASKTIMSKLQRSQLDDLTRLPNRSAFLARVCKSLEFKKKIAEDHQFSILFIDVDRFKMINDSLGHLAGDKFLIQLSERFKACLRPNDMVARLGGDEFAILLDDIEGLSEATSVAKRLQKDVAKPLKLENQEVYPSISIGIASSYLQYQTVEDILRDADTAMYNAKKTGKARFVVFDEKMHQKASELLKLDGDLRKAIENQQLQLYYQPIVLLKERKLVGFEALIRWNHPELGMISPELFIPIAEETNLIYRLGMWTLHEACRQLTLWKRNASIQETLSISINVSSKQLSDTRLIGNIQEILQEYRLNPDELKLEVTESIAMENSQHTIKISNQLRQIGVPLVVDDFGTGYSSLSYLNRFPIDTLKIDRSFVSDIDISNENTSLNITNSIISLAHSLGVKVVAEGIEKAYHLAYLSQMKCDYGQGYLFSKPLAAQEATSLAEQGLDWRWKF, via the coding sequence ATGCTGGAATCAAAAAGTATTTTAGTGATTAAAGAGAAAGATAATATTGTTGTTGAGATTCTAGCTAAAAAGATTTATACGATAGGGCGCTGTTCCTCTGATGATATATTTTTGACCGTCAGAGGCGTTTCCAGATGTCATGCATCTATCTACTTTAAGGATGATAGTTTCTGGATTATTGATGGTGACTTTAAAGGTCGTACGAGTACTAACGGTTTGCTTATTAATGGCGAAAGAACTTTCGTGCATCAGCTAAGGCGATACGACATTATCGCGTTTTGTAAAGATGTTTATGCGATTTTCCTAGAATGCCACGGTGATTTGAACACGAATGAAATGTTTGAACAATCAGTCAAAAATCTGACTCTATTTTTTTCCGGTAAAGATACCAGAGGAGTTAAGCTTTCAAAAGATGAAATAGCCTCGAAAACTATTATGTCAAAGCTGCAAAGATCACAGTTGGATGATCTGACAAGGCTTCCTAATAGAAGTGCTTTTCTTGCGAGAGTTTGTAAATCCCTTGAATTTAAGAAAAAGATTGCAGAAGACCATCAGTTTTCGATTCTTTTCATTGATGTAGATAGATTCAAAATGATTAATGATAGCCTAGGCCATTTGGCAGGCGATAAATTTTTGATTCAGTTATCTGAGAGATTTAAAGCTTGTCTGCGTCCTAATGATATGGTAGCCAGGCTTGGCGGCGATGAGTTCGCGATATTACTGGATGATATAGAAGGGTTAAGTGAAGCAACTTCTGTGGCTAAACGCTTACAAAAAGACGTGGCCAAACCCTTAAAACTTGAAAATCAAGAGGTTTACCCTAGCATCAGCATTGGTATTGCCTCTAGTTATCTCCAGTACCAGACTGTAGAAGACATTCTTAGAGATGCAGATACGGCAATGTACAATGCTAAGAAAACTGGCAAAGCAAGATTTGTCGTGTTTGATGAAAAGATGCATCAAAAGGCAAGTGAACTTTTAAAGCTAGATGGCGATTTAAGAAAAGCGATCGAGAATCAGCAGCTACAACTTTACTATCAGCCGATTGTCTTACTTAAGGAAAGGAAACTCGTTGGTTTCGAAGCACTCATTCGATGGAATCATCCAGAATTGGGCATGATTAGCCCTGAGCTTTTTATTCCTATTGCAGAAGAGACTAATCTTATTTATCGCTTAGGTATGTGGACTCTCCATGAGGCCTGCCGGCAACTAACCTTATGGAAAAGAAATGCTTCTATTCAAGAAACATTATCCATTAGTATTAATGTTTCCTCCAAACAATTATCTGATACTCGCCTTATAGGAAATATTCAAGAGATTTTGCAAGAATACAGGCTAAACCCTGATGAATTAAAGCTTGAGGTTACGGAAAGCATCGCTATGGAAAATAGCCAACATACCATCAAAATATCCAACCAACTCAGGCAAATCGGGGTGCCGTTAGTGGTAGATGATTTTGGAACTGGATATTCTTCGTTGAGTTATCTCAACCGATTTCCGATCGATACTCTGAAGATTGATCGCTCTTTTGTCTCTGATATCGATATCTCTAACGAAAATACGAGCCTCAATATAACGAACTCCATTATTAGTCTGGCCCATAGTCTGGGCGTTAAAGTTGTTGCTGAAGGTATTGAGAAAGCCTACCATTTAGCCTACCTAAGCCAAATGAAATGCGATTATGGCCAGGGCTATTTATTTTCTAAGCCACTGGCAGCACAAGAGGCGACTAGCCTTGCTGAACAAGGTTTAGATTGGCGATGGAAATTCTAG
- a CDS encoding GNAT family N-acetyltransferase codes for MYIRQATHKDVDLLVTLGKRTFFDTFAADNDPADIEQYLAKAFSRDQVQAELMASASTFLLAYDTPNPGNQLLGYAHLKDNTEPCVTGNHPLEVVRLYVDKGMIGKGYGAKLMQSCLDHAAQEGFDTIWLGVWEKNYRAQKFYARWGFQQVGSHDFLMGKDLQTDWILMRAVVYQSPEERVL; via the coding sequence GTGTATATCCGACAAGCTACCCATAAAGATGTTGATTTACTGGTGACTTTGGGCAAGCGAACTTTCTTCGATACCTTTGCTGCAGACAACGATCCTGCTGACATAGAGCAATACCTTGCCAAAGCGTTTTCGCGAGATCAGGTTCAGGCTGAGTTAATGGCCTCAGCGTCAACTTTTTTGTTGGCCTATGACACGCCTAACCCAGGTAACCAGCTGCTCGGATATGCCCATCTTAAAGACAACACAGAGCCCTGCGTGACAGGCAATCACCCGCTTGAGGTGGTAAGGCTGTACGTAGATAAAGGCATGATTGGCAAGGGGTATGGCGCAAAACTGATGCAGTCTTGCCTAGACCATGCCGCCCAGGAAGGATTTGACACAATTTGGCTAGGGGTTTGGGAGAAAAACTATCGTGCACAGAAATTTTATGCGCGGTGGGGATTTCAGCAAGTCGGAAGCCATGACTTTTTAATGGGTAAAGACTTACAAACTGACTGGATTCTGATGCGTGCTGTTGTATATCAGTCTCCTGAGGAAAGGGTTCTCTGA
- a CDS encoding adenylosuccinate lyase: MIERYTLPEMGELWSDLYKYKTWLQVEIAVCEAQAELGDIPAEAVEEIKAKADFDPQRILEIEAEVRHDVIAFLTNVNEYVGDAGRYIHLGMTSSDMLDTALSLQLVESLKVIMTHVENLIQAIRYKAQEHRDTVMIGRSHGIHAEPITFGFKLAGWLAEMLRHRDRLTHLGDKIAVGKISGAVGTYANIDPKVEALACQKLGLRPDTASTQVISRDIHAEFMNALALLAASIERFAVEIRNLQRTDVLEVEEFFSKGQKGSSAMPHKRNPIRSERLTGCARIIRGNAMAALENVALWHERDISHSSVERVILPDSCILTHFMLVETTNLIKKLLVYPDNMKRNMNVYGGVVFSQRVLLALVGKEVSREAAYEIVQSLAHTAWNTEGGDFRALVSQSDRIKQHLSSEEINACFDPSHHLQNLDEIYQRLGI, encoded by the coding sequence TTGATTGAACGTTATACCCTGCCCGAGATGGGCGAACTCTGGAGTGATCTCTACAAGTACAAAACTTGGCTACAGGTCGAGATTGCGGTCTGTGAAGCGCAGGCAGAGCTTGGCGATATCCCGGCAGAAGCAGTCGAAGAAATTAAGGCAAAAGCAGACTTTGACCCGCAGCGAATTCTCGAAATTGAAGCGGAAGTTCGTCATGATGTGATTGCATTTCTCACGAACGTCAACGAATACGTTGGGGATGCTGGCCGCTACATCCATCTCGGGATGACCAGCTCTGACATGTTAGACACGGCCCTCTCGCTGCAGCTAGTTGAGAGCCTGAAGGTCATCATGACCCATGTGGAAAATTTGATTCAGGCGATTCGCTACAAAGCCCAGGAGCATCGAGACACGGTGATGATCGGTCGCTCCCATGGGATCCATGCTGAACCCATCACCTTCGGGTTTAAGCTAGCTGGCTGGCTGGCTGAGATGCTGCGTCACCGCGATCGCCTCACCCACCTTGGGGACAAAATTGCCGTGGGCAAAATCTCCGGTGCGGTTGGCACCTACGCCAACATTGATCCTAAAGTTGAGGCCCTTGCTTGCCAAAAGTTAGGGCTCAGACCCGATACGGCCTCCACGCAAGTCATTTCCCGCGACATTCATGCAGAGTTTATGAATGCGCTAGCGCTGCTGGCTGCTTCCATTGAGCGGTTTGCCGTAGAAATTCGCAATCTACAGCGCACCGATGTCCTCGAAGTTGAGGAATTCTTCTCTAAGGGACAAAAAGGCTCCTCAGCGATGCCCCACAAGCGTAACCCCATTCGCTCGGAACGGTTGACTGGGTGTGCTCGCATTATTCGAGGCAACGCTATGGCCGCCCTGGAAAATGTGGCTTTGTGGCATGAGCGCGATATCTCCCACAGCTCGGTAGAGCGTGTGATTTTGCCAGACTCGTGTATCCTGACCCACTTCATGCTGGTGGAAACTACGAATCTAATCAAAAAGCTCCTGGTTTACCCCGACAATATGAAGCGCAACATGAACGTATACGGGGGCGTAGTCTTCAGCCAGCGAGTCTTACTGGCACTGGTTGGCAAAGAGGTGTCTCGAGAAGCCGCTTATGAAATCGTGCAGTCCCTCGCCCATACCGCTTGGAATACTGAGGGAGGAGATTTTCGAGCGCTAGTCTCCCAGAGCGATCGTATCAAGCAACACCTTTCTTCAGAAGAAATTAACGCCTGCTTTGACCCCAGCCATCATTTGCAGAATCTAGACGAAATATATCAACGCCTAGGCATTTAA
- a CDS encoding DUF839 domain-containing protein, producing MSLKRRHFLMFLGATAGASALGSLSRPGENIATPFQGSPAMASSMPFEPVRSPMPLATTGLSAAEQADLYSSFAIQDDLVLPPGYTYDIIGAWGDTVGDSRFGYNNDYLSFVETAPGEGYLTINFEYISAVTWMATYPEVIAPGLPLEAVQAAVEAAGEAGVDVYGLPDNDTLKAQFLEVCKEALIDVGLGVVSIRRNAEGQWERTFSEVDRRITGISGLEDGRYLTATGPAVAVFSKASGQGYIDDLGTNIIGTFNNCAGGTTPWGTVMSAEENFQNFVPEPVNADGTSMPSADKPFSIEIDGFNGLGSAFGYAANKYGWMVEVDPANASDYGVKHTWLGRFRHEAVAVRAVPNQQLAVYSGCDRRGGHLYKFVSADPVVDPTDKSNSRLFQDGMLYAAKFNPDGTGTWIPLEASTPVNPDMPSMVAGGMIPLPKRPEGGVVKIESDADMQAFAQQYATLGDLYAGNAEEKQGAILIDAHFAANAVGSTNTARPEDTDVAADGTLFIAFTSGGPGGDGGPHNDIFQGPNGETPYEHGWIMKLQESANEPAAMTFRWEMLALGGEPAEGGFGFSNPDNLEIDGGGNLWMVTDMSTSKHNTEVANRVDETGEPVSQSNLRGLFGNNSIWYMPVSGPNAGEAYMFGYGPMECEMCGPFITQDQTTLFLAAQHPGEFNGIRQDEAAEMRQFAMKTTSGELFMQERSVPIGSNWPSKEPNVAPRPAVVAVRKVDGSTLV from the coding sequence ATGAGCCTCAAGCGCAGACACTTTCTCATGTTTTTAGGAGCAACGGCAGGCGCCAGTGCCCTCGGGTCTTTAAGCCGTCCGGGGGAAAATATCGCGACGCCTTTTCAGGGCTCTCCAGCTATGGCGAGTTCTATGCCCTTTGAACCTGTCCGTAGCCCCATGCCTTTAGCCACTACCGGGCTCTCCGCTGCTGAACAAGCAGACCTGTACAGCAGCTTCGCCATACAGGATGACTTGGTTCTCCCTCCAGGGTATACCTACGACATTATTGGGGCCTGGGGAGACACGGTTGGCGACTCTCGCTTTGGCTATAACAATGACTATCTGTCCTTTGTCGAAACTGCCCCCGGCGAAGGTTATTTGACCATTAACTTTGAGTACATTAGTGCCGTCACCTGGATGGCAACCTATCCTGAGGTGATCGCGCCGGGCTTACCCCTAGAGGCAGTGCAAGCCGCGGTTGAAGCTGCAGGCGAAGCAGGCGTTGATGTCTACGGGCTTCCAGATAATGACACCTTAAAGGCACAGTTCCTGGAAGTGTGTAAAGAAGCGCTGATCGATGTAGGGCTGGGCGTGGTTTCCATTCGTCGCAATGCTGAAGGCCAGTGGGAACGTACCTTTTCGGAGGTAGATCGCCGCATCACGGGTATTTCGGGCCTTGAAGATGGACGCTATCTCACAGCAACCGGCCCCGCCGTGGCTGTTTTTAGCAAGGCGTCTGGTCAAGGCTATATCGACGATCTCGGCACCAACATTATCGGCACGTTTAACAACTGTGCCGGTGGGACGACCCCTTGGGGCACCGTGATGAGTGCTGAAGAAAACTTCCAAAACTTTGTCCCTGAACCAGTGAATGCAGATGGCACCTCAATGCCCTCTGCAGACAAACCGTTCTCGATTGAAATTGACGGTTTTAATGGCTTAGGGAGCGCCTTTGGGTATGCAGCCAATAAGTATGGCTGGATGGTAGAGGTAGACCCTGCTAACGCCAGCGACTACGGCGTCAAGCACACTTGGTTAGGGCGTTTCCGCCACGAGGCAGTAGCGGTGCGAGCCGTGCCAAACCAGCAATTGGCAGTTTATTCGGGCTGCGATCGCCGGGGCGGCCATCTCTATAAATTTGTGAGCGCTGACCCCGTTGTTGATCCGACCGATAAAAGCAACTCGCGCCTGTTCCAGGACGGGATGCTCTATGCCGCCAAATTTAACCCGGACGGTACCGGTACCTGGATTCCCCTAGAGGCAAGCACCCCTGTGAATCCTGACATGCCGAGCATGGTTGCTGGGGGCATGATCCCCCTGCCCAAGCGACCTGAAGGGGGTGTGGTCAAAATCGAGTCTGATGCAGACATGCAAGCCTTTGCTCAGCAGTATGCGACGCTGGGTGACCTCTATGCAGGAAACGCGGAAGAGAAGCAAGGGGCCATTCTCATTGATGCCCACTTTGCCGCGAATGCAGTCGGTTCCACCAACACGGCTCGTCCTGAAGACACCGATGTCGCTGCTGACGGAACTCTGTTTATTGCGTTCACCTCTGGGGGGCCTGGGGGAGATGGTGGCCCGCACAATGACATCTTCCAAGGGCCTAACGGGGAAACCCCCTACGAACATGGTTGGATCATGAAGCTGCAGGAATCGGCAAATGAACCGGCCGCAATGACGTTCCGCTGGGAGATGCTGGCCCTCGGAGGTGAACCGGCTGAAGGAGGCTTTGGCTTTTCTAACCCTGACAACCTTGAAATTGATGGCGGGGGCAACCTGTGGATGGTGACTGATATGTCTACCAGCAAACACAACACAGAGGTAGCCAATCGAGTAGACGAAACCGGGGAACCCGTCAGCCAGTCTAATCTCCGAGGATTGTTTGGCAATAACTCAATTTGGTATATGCCTGTTTCTGGCCCCAATGCTGGGGAAGCCTACATGTTTGGTTATGGGCCGATGGAATGTGAAATGTGCGGGCCATTCATCACCCAAGACCAAACCACTTTATTCCTCGCGGCTCAGCACCCGGGTGAATTCAACGGCATTCGTCAGGATGAGGCTGCTGAAATGCGTCAGTTCGCCATGAAGACAACCTCAGGGGAACTCTTTATGCAGGAACGCAGTGTTCCGATTGGTTCTAACTGGCCCAGCAAGGAGCCTAATGTAGCCCCTCGTCCTGCAGTGGTTGCCGTGCGCAAAGTAGACGGCAGCACTCTGGTGTAA
- a CDS encoding TenA family protein yields MQLSQQLWQANEDLAQASLNHPFVQGIYDGTLPKEKFAYYVGQDAFFLEAFARAYSIAAAKSSDWQGFKTFHDLAGGVLQELQLHEGFADSWGVSLQDIQPGSATRRYTDFLLATAWSHAVGITAVAMSPCMRLYAYIGQSLATQGIPTHRYGDWVKTYSSDDFEPLAAQLEALVNRYSPDTPLVQDTFRYAMLCERDFFRAAWEFEPEGA; encoded by the coding sequence ATGCAGCTGTCTCAGCAACTCTGGCAAGCTAACGAAGACCTGGCCCAGGCCTCTCTTAACCATCCTTTTGTGCAGGGCATCTATGACGGGACTTTGCCAAAAGAAAAGTTTGCCTATTATGTGGGACAAGATGCCTTTTTCTTAGAAGCGTTTGCCAGAGCCTACAGCATCGCAGCTGCTAAGTCTTCAGATTGGCAGGGATTCAAAACGTTTCATGACCTGGCCGGAGGGGTTCTACAAGAATTACAGCTCCATGAAGGATTCGCCGATAGCTGGGGCGTCTCCCTGCAAGATATCCAGCCAGGGAGTGCCACTCGACGCTATACCGATTTTTTGTTGGCCACTGCTTGGAGTCACGCAGTGGGTATTACGGCAGTTGCCATGTCCCCCTGTATGAGGCTGTATGCCTACATTGGGCAGTCATTAGCGACTCAAGGGATTCCCACCCATCGCTATGGAGACTGGGTGAAGACTTACAGCAGTGATGACTTCGAACCGCTCGCAGCTCAGTTAGAGGCTTTAGTCAATCGCTACAGCCCTGACACCCCACTGGTGCAAGATACCTTTCGCTACGCCATGCTCTGCGAGCGCGATTTCTTTCGGGCAGCTTGGGAGTTTGAGCCTGAAGGCGCATGA
- a CDS encoding endonuclease III, giving the protein MFQLADEGFASLYEQLISCIISIRTYDEVSVPVSHKLFARARTPAQMIELNVSEILELIRESTFPENKAEQIHQISQQILNDFDGELPADPQVLTQFKGVGPKCAHLALGVARGYPCISVDVHVHRVTNRWGYVDTKTPEKTMKALEVQLPQAYWVEINQLLVPFGKHICRGRYPKCRSCPLETMCHQIGVG; this is encoded by the coding sequence ATGTTTCAACTGGCAGACGAGGGATTTGCTTCACTCTACGAACAGCTGATTTCCTGCATTATTTCTATTCGCACTTACGATGAGGTCAGTGTCCCGGTCTCTCACAAACTCTTTGCCCGTGCCCGCACGCCAGCCCAGATGATTGAGCTTAACGTGTCTGAAATTTTGGAACTGATTCGAGAATCTACTTTTCCAGAAAACAAGGCCGAGCAAATTCACCAAATTTCCCAGCAGATACTGAATGATTTCGATGGCGAGCTGCCTGCTGACCCACAGGTACTCACCCAATTCAAAGGCGTTGGGCCAAAATGCGCACACCTGGCGCTAGGGGTGGCCCGCGGCTATCCCTGCATTAGTGTGGATGTGCATGTGCATCGGGTGACAAACCGCTGGGGCTATGTAGACACCAAAACACCTGAAAAGACCATGAAAGCTCTGGAGGTTCAACTGCCGCAGGCATATTGGGTGGAGATTAATCAGCTGCTGGTCCCTTTCGGCAAACACATCTGCAGAGGTCGTTATCCCAAATGCCGCAGCTGCCCTCTGGAAACGATGTGTCATCAAATCGGAGTGGGCTAA
- a CDS encoding DeoR/GlpR transcriptional regulator, which translates to MLTEERRQHILGLLRRDGKVLSSKLSADLKVSEDTIRRDLREMADAGLLHRVHGGALPKSPTAYSYKTRQNQAPLAKQEIAKAAARLIRPGQVVILDSGTTAFLLAQNLPPDLKATLVTNSPPIATVLMQHPQIEVIVLGGHLNKDLQVVVGIETVKALQQFRADLCFLGVAGLHPETGITVYDYEEAHVKRMMMSCAAEVIALASSEKLGTVAPYVVNPVNALTHLVTEPATAAQLLAPYEEMGLGIVRK; encoded by the coding sequence ATGCTGACTGAAGAGCGAAGACAGCACATCCTGGGGCTGCTGCGGCGAGATGGCAAAGTTCTCTCGTCGAAACTGAGTGCCGATCTGAAGGTTTCAGAAGATACCATCCGTCGAGATTTACGGGAAATGGCAGACGCGGGGTTGCTGCATCGGGTTCATGGTGGTGCCCTCCCAAAATCCCCCACGGCTTACAGTTACAAGACTCGCCAAAATCAAGCGCCCCTTGCAAAGCAGGAAATTGCCAAAGCCGCCGCTAGGTTGATTCGCCCTGGGCAAGTCGTCATTCTGGATAGTGGTACAACAGCTTTCTTGCTGGCTCAAAATCTGCCGCCAGACTTAAAGGCCACCCTTGTGACGAACAGTCCTCCGATCGCGACGGTATTAATGCAACATCCACAAATCGAGGTAATTGTTTTAGGCGGTCATTTAAATAAAGACCTACAGGTGGTCGTTGGGATTGAGACGGTTAAAGCGTTGCAGCAGTTTCGAGCTGATCTGTGTTTTCTAGGCGTCGCTGGGTTGCACCCCGAAACCGGCATCACTGTCTACGATTATGAGGAGGCCCATGTCAAACGAATGATGATGTCCTGTGCAGCAGAGGTCATTGCCCTGGCGTCCTCTGAGAAATTGGGAACAGTTGCTCCGTACGTTGTCAATCCAGTAAATGCGCTAACCCATTTAGTGACAGAGCCTGCGACTGCTGCCCAACTGCTGGCTCCCTATGAAGAAATGGGGCTGGGTATCGTGCGGAAATAA
- a CDS encoding beta-phosphoglucomutase family hydrolase gives MHLQNPAFIFDMDGTLIENMTFHIQAWQRFLSEMGIDMTEAEIHQQNHGTIEEIIRRIFGSHLSDAEVAVLGERKESLYRTLYHPHLQPIKGLIPFLQAAQAMGVPMAIGTSAGQQNIDFVLEGLNIAAYFMVCVGGDDVAYGKPHPETFLTAAQKLGVTSERCIVFEDTVSGVEAAQNAGMVAIALTTTSSASVFENLPNVEKIVQDYSCLHPASFLHE, from the coding sequence ATGCATCTGCAAAACCCTGCATTCATCTTTGATATGGATGGTACGCTCATCGAAAATATGACGTTCCACATACAGGCTTGGCAACGCTTTCTGTCAGAGATGGGGATTGACATGACGGAAGCTGAGATACACCAGCAGAATCATGGCACCATCGAGGAGATAATTCGGCGGATTTTTGGGAGTCACCTTTCTGATGCAGAAGTCGCTGTGTTGGGAGAACGTAAGGAATCACTTTACCGAACCCTGTATCACCCCCATCTGCAACCAATTAAAGGCTTAATACCCTTTCTGCAAGCTGCCCAAGCGATGGGTGTTCCTATGGCAATTGGCACCTCTGCCGGACAACAAAACATTGATTTTGTACTGGAGGGGCTAAACATTGCCGCTTATTTCATGGTCTGTGTTGGTGGAGATGATGTGGCCTACGGTAAACCCCATCCTGAAACATTTCTAACGGCTGCTCAAAAGTTAGGCGTCACTTCAGAACGCTGTATTGTCTTTGAAGATACGGTCAGTGGTGTTGAAGCCGCTCAGAATGCTGGCATGGTCGCGATCGCCCTCACCACAACATCATCGGCCTCCGTATTTGAGAACTTGCCTAATGTCGAAAAAATCGTGCAGGATTACTCATGCCTTCACCCAGCATCATTCCTGCATGAATGA
- a CDS encoding S-layer homology domain-containing protein, translating to MFSFASWRSSSVALASFGILTGAAAPLVYIVPAAAQQTSFSDVSASYWARPFIERLAEEDIIAGFPDGSFKPDQPVTRAQFAAIIQKAFNQPTTNAARTFPDVASDYWAQNAIQNAYRMGFLSGYPDGRFQPEQAIPRVQVLVSLANGLEFTASGSVSSILDTYRDDGEIPEYALGPVAAATQEKMVVNYPNIDLLNPNRVATRADVAAFVYQAMVAQDRLPQVAAGSTANSYIVGYSGQPTQASSLSINSGTVLDMRYPSTAGDSVDIVVAPGQTVVLALEVANPITNGSGQTLIPAGSTVQGRIVPVNIQGADINAAKFVAEQLTVGNRSYRIQAESDPVAASSSVDSDNLEGALVTAAAQSILGDLLGNRSLGNIVGGVLTGSDNTTSQNAVIVIDPNQLDLQVETAFEVEAVQ from the coding sequence ATGTTTAGCTTTGCCAGTTGGCGATCGAGCAGTGTTGCATTGGCGTCATTCGGCATTTTAACCGGTGCCGCCGCACCCTTAGTTTATATTGTGCCTGCCGCTGCCCAGCAGACCAGCTTCTCAGATGTTAGCGCTAGCTATTGGGCACGTCCCTTCATCGAGCGGCTAGCAGAAGAAGATATTATTGCCGGATTTCCCGATGGTTCCTTCAAACCTGACCAGCCGGTTACCCGGGCTCAGTTTGCGGCCATCATACAAAAAGCATTTAATCAACCTACGACGAATGCTGCCCGCACCTTTCCCGATGTCGCCAGTGACTATTGGGCTCAAAATGCTATCCAAAATGCCTACCGAATGGGCTTTTTGAGTGGTTATCCTGACGGTCGTTTTCAACCAGAACAAGCGATCCCACGGGTGCAGGTGCTGGTTTCGTTGGCTAACGGGTTAGAGTTTACAGCCAGCGGTTCGGTCTCTAGCATCTTAGACACCTACCGTGACGATGGTGAAATCCCTGAATATGCCTTAGGCCCTGTTGCTGCGGCTACCCAGGAGAAAATGGTTGTTAACTACCCCAACATTGATCTCCTCAACCCTAATCGGGTGGCCACTCGCGCTGATGTTGCCGCCTTTGTATACCAGGCTATGGTTGCCCAAGACAGGCTACCCCAGGTCGCTGCCGGGTCAACGGCTAACAGCTATATCGTGGGCTACAGCGGCCAACCCACTCAAGCGTCATCCTTAAGCATCAACAGCGGGACTGTGCTCGATATGCGCTATCCCAGTACGGCTGGCGACAGCGTTGATATTGTGGTGGCCCCAGGGCAAACCGTGGTGCTGGCGCTGGAGGTGGCTAACCCCATTACCAATGGCAGCGGGCAAACCTTGATTCCGGCAGGAAGCACCGTACAAGGGCGGATTGTGCCGGTCAATATCCAGGGGGCAGACATCAATGCGGCTAAGTTTGTCGCCGAACAGCTTACCGTGGGCAATCGGTCTTACCGAATTCAGGCAGAATCTGACCCTGTGGCTGCCAGCAGTAGCGTTGATTCCGACAATCTTGAGGGCGCTTTGGTCACGGCTGCTGCCCAGTCAATTTTGGGGGATCTGCTAGGGAATCGCAGCCTCGGCAATATCGTGGGTGGAGTGCTGACGGGGAGTGACAATACGACGTCGCAAAACGCGGTGATCGTCATTGACCCGAATCAGCTCGACTTGCAGGTCGAGACCGCCTTTGAGGTGGAAGCTGTGCAGTAG